A single region of the Salvia splendens isolate huo1 chromosome 18, SspV2, whole genome shotgun sequence genome encodes:
- the LOC121775806 gene encoding uncharacterized protein LOC121775806, translated as MRCKKHAADLSSGVGVCASCLRDRLFAIMEAQALKQSQQQQQNPPPLSFPRSVSPYISRRPIHGHERSLYTTPQRAPAAADDISHGKGHRGGRFSSLFSGLFRSKSDKHDFNSSSDQGASGQSCSASPFRFSSMIPGRRRKQIRSFSVDESSIGAQQRSCRNRDRGMSPARCSDEEEDEHCHGGSSGYSSESSQGWRQTPRRTPARARRRGGGGGQNRNLSGLAFCLSPLVRASPSRQWNQKGIPPEAVLPGETRVPAKPHLSAAASFCKNRSRKLADFGRYNSRH; from the coding sequence ATGAGGTGCAAAAAGCACGCCGCCGATCTCAGCAGCGGCGTCGGCGTCTGCGCCTCCTGCCTCCGCGACCGCCTCTTCGCGATAATGGAGGCGCAGGCGCTGAAACAatcgcagcagcagcagcaaaaTCCACCGCCTCTCTCTTTCCCGCGATCCGTCTCCCCTTACATCTCCCGCCGGCCAATCCACGGCCACGAGCGGAGCCTCTACACCACGCCGCAGCGTGCCCCCGCCGCGGCGGATGACATCAGCCACGGGAAAGGCCACCGCGGCGGCAGATTTTCGTCTCTGTTTTCAGGTCTGTTCAGATCGAAATCTGACAAACACGATTTCAATTCGAGCTCGGATCAAGGGGCTTCCGGTCAATCCTGCTCCGCCTCACCGTTTCGGTTCTCCAGCATGATCCCCGGGCGGCGGAGGAAGCAGATTCGGTCGTTCTCGGTGGACGAGAGCTCGATCGGAGCGCAACAGAGATCGTGCCGGAATCGCGACCGCGGAATGTCGCCGGCGAGATGCTCcgacgaggaggaggacgaGCATTGCCACGGAGGATCGAGCGGCTACTCGTCGGAGTCGTCGCAGGGGTGGAGGCAGACGCCGCGGAGGACTCCGGCGCGTGCGCGGCGGAggggaggcggcggcggccaGAATCGGAACCTCTCAGGATTGGCGTTCTGCTTGAGTCCTCTGGTCCGAGCCAGCCCGAGCCGGCAGTGGAATCAGAAGGGGATTCCGCCGGAGGCTGTCCTCCCCGGCGAAACGAGGGTTCCGGCGAAGCCTCATCTCTCCGCAGCGGCGTCGTTTTGTAAGAACCGGTCGCGGAAGCTCGCCGATTTCGGGAGGTACAATTCAAGGCACTGA
- the LOC121776276 gene encoding ras-related protein RABH1b: MAPVSALAKYKLVFLGDQSVGKTSIITRFMYDKFDNTYQATIGIDFLSKTMYLEDRTVRLQLWDTAGQERFRSLIPSYIRDSSVAVIVYDVASRQSFLNTAKWIEEVRTERGSDVIIVLVGNKTDLVDKRQVSIEEAEAKARDFNVMFIETSAKAGFNIKALFRKIAAALPGMETLSSTKQDEMVDVNLKSSNANASQSQQQSGGCAC; the protein is encoded by the exons ATGGCTCCTGTTTCGGCTCTCGCCAAGTACAAGTTAGTGTTCCTCGGAGATCAATCCGTCGGAAAAACGAGTATCATCACTCGGTTTATGTATGACAAATTCGACAATACTTATCAG GCAACTATTGGTATTGATTTTCTTTCAAAGACAATGTATCTTGAAGACAGGACTGTACGTTTGCAGCTGTG GGATACTGCTGGACAAGAAAGATTTAGAAGTCTCATACCAAGCTACATAAGGGATTCCTCTGTTGCTGTCATAGTATACGATGTTGCAA GTCGACAATCCTTTCTTAACACTGCAAAGTGGATCGAGGAGGTTCGCACTGAGAGAGGAAGTGATGTTATAATTGTTCTAGTTGGCAACAAAACGGATCTGGTGGATAAGAG GCAAGTTTCAATCGAAGAAGCAGAGGCTAAAGCTCGTGATTTCAATGTCATGTTTATTGAAACAAGTGCAAAAGCTGGTTTCAACATAAAG GCGCTATTCAGGAAGATCGCTGCAGCCTTGCCAGGTATGGAAACTCTGTCATCAACGAAGCAAGATGAGATGGTTGATGTCAACCTCAAGTCTAGCAACGCAAATGCATCCCAGTCACAACAGCAGTCGGGAGGTTGCGCTTGCTAA